The following are encoded together in the Babylonia areolata isolate BAREFJ2019XMU chromosome 18, ASM4173473v1, whole genome shotgun sequence genome:
- the LOC143292038 gene encoding uncharacterized protein LOC143292038: MDEVNTGFQLTPRMEAVMKVYGFSALLVVTAANLLAWNKGLPVDDIGVEELVNDCQNWLRNRRDQRQQSQLAASRHPNATAANISTSPASQTDQSGAVYMLSPRMEAVMKVYGFSALLVVTAANLLAWNNGIPVDDIGVEELVNYCQLFD, encoded by the exons ATGGACGAGGTCAATACAGGTTTCCAGCTGACCCCCAGGATGGAGGCCGTCATGAAAGTATATGGCTTCTCAGCACTTCTGGTGGTGACAGCCGCCAACTTGCTGGCCTGGAACAAAGGCTTACCTGTGGATGACATCGGCGTGGAGGAGCTGGTGAACGACTGCCAGAACTGGCTGAGAAACCGCCGGGACCAACGCCAGCAAAGTCAACTGGCAGCTTCACGGCACCCCAATGCCACTGCCGCCAATATTTCAACCTCGCCTGCTTCACAG ACTGACCAGTCCGGCGCTGTCTACATGTTGTCCCCCAGGATGGAGGCCGTCATGAAAGTATATGGCTTCTCAGCACTTCTGGTGGTGACAGCCGCCAACTTGCTGGCCTGGAACAATGGCATACCTGTGGATGACATCGGCGTGGAGGAGTTGGTGAACTACTGCCAGCTGTTTGATTAA